The genomic region CCCCATTGGCTGCAACAAACTGATTGTGATGTTCTCTCCTCAGGTCTTACAGTATCTATGGTGTTGCCTGTTAGTTCTGTTCTTCTCCTACTTGTGCATTTCAGAGAAGCCGTTGTCATGTTTGCACATCACTCTGATTCTGGTGTTGATCTTGCCCTGTCATAATTTGCTGATTTCAGCGTTCAGGCATTAACAGCTCCAATGCGGAGGTGCTCAACCTCACCAACGTGACGCCGGAGGACGCTGGAGAGTATATCTGTAAAGTCTCCAATTATATAGGGGAAGCCAACCAGTCTGGCTGGCTGACTGTCATCCCAGGTAACCCAAAGACTTGCCTGGCCTTCCCTCCTCTCCTGGTGTGGTTTCCTGGGCTTCAACTCTGACCTGCTGTATTTGTGGCGGTCCTGTTGGTGGTCTCTTGGTGATCCTGGGTCCTCACCACCGTCTCTTCCCTAATGCTGCCCCATTTTGTTGCAGCTGCTGAGACTGGCTCAGCCTTGAGCAGGGCTGCCTACCTCAACACTAAAATTGTCACAGCATACACATTTGTTTCTTATATCTTGTCTTGTCTGCTGTGTCAATATATAGTGTATGTAGCAGTTCTCTCCGTACTCTTTGTGTTTTTGCATGTGCACGGTCTAATGTAGCCATTAGACTGGCCTGTTGTTTCTTTCCTTTGGTATGGCTATGGGATGTTTTACCAGGTTGTTTATTTGTATATGTTTTACTGGGTTTTCTATTGCTTTTTTATTCACCCCATCCCCCTCACCTTGTTTCATCCACACAACTCCTGTAGATGGGAATTCAACGTTGGACATCAGCCTCTTGTTTCTTTCTTGGTGTTTtgggtctcatttttttttctcctctctctGCCCCCTCCCCATCTTTCCTATGTAACCCTGCTTTAccccctctccccccccccggCTCTTATCATCTACCCTCTCCTTCTTCTTTtccacctcctccttcttcctctCTCCAGACCGCGGGTGTAAACACCACAGATAAGGAGATAGAAGTTCTCTACTTGCCCAATGTAACATTTGAACATGCTGGGGCGTATACGTGCTTGGCGGGTAATTCTATTGGGATCTCCTTTCACACTGCTTGGTTGACGGTGCTTCCAGGTAACTAAATACACTGTTTAACTGTCCTTtcgattaattttttttccaacagcaTGGTCCAGTATATTTGGATTGTGTGAAGGCAAGTCTTCCCTCTGGAGTAGAAGTCACACACGCTCAAATATTCGATTACGTAGATAAACTCCCATGGTCGTAACCCGAGATAGTGTCATGCAAGAGCAACAAGGGGCATATATTCTTGAATATGATTTGGAACGGAAAGCTGTTGAAAGCTCAAAGCAGATAAGAAGGTCGTTTGTAGACAAATTATTATAACTCGGGGACGGAAGTGGAGCTCCCAGAGCAGCTTGAGTGTCTCCAAACTCCAAAGGGAAGGGAGGATTTGTCTCCCACCTTCTCCTCTGTCACATCTCTCCCGTTCCTTTCAAAAAAGCATATTTTCCTCTTAAGaatttcagacttttttttttttgtcactaggTCTCGTTTATTTTATTCACTTTTCCCCCCGGCTCTGATAATTGTCTTTGAGTCTTTATTTCTTCTTGAAATAAAGTGAAAGTTAAAGCTCAATTTATGCATGACATTTGGCTTTACTTTCTGAATTATCAGAGCCCAAACTgaatttataaaacaaaaaatcattTATATGAGTGTGCTGGGTGGTTTGTGTTCATTGAGCAACTTTTTGTCATGTTGGTTCAGTTAACGGACCTGCAAACATTATCGTTATTTCCCTTTTCAATTTGGCCTTCTTCGTAAGCTCGTTATTACTCTCAACTGCATCCACCATTTGCGTCCTTCTCGGGTACCTTATATGTTTTTACCACCACGTGGATGGCGTGCAAGCTTAATTGGCTTCAAATTGCAAAAGAACATGAGGGTTCATTCTTTGTGGCGTAGTCCATCACACATCCACGAATCCATGTCTTGCACTCATTCATGCGGGAAATTAAGTGAggcatgtgttttgtttttcttggtgTGCTAAGCTCACATGGTACACTCGGCATGCTGGTACCTGGAGAACAGAGATAGTTTAGttaaggagtgtgtgtgtgtgtgtgtgtgtgtctgtgtgtgtgtgtgctgatttGAATGGAGAACACCCATCGCAACTATCTCTGTCTCACTGTCCTTCCTTTATTTGCATCAGCTGCAGAGAAAAACGTGGAGCCGATTTCTCCCGATTATGTGGAGATCGCAATTTACTGCGCAGGCGTCTTCCTCATCGCCTGCATGGTGGGCATCGTGGTGGTGTGCCGCATGAGGAACACAGCCAAAAAGCCGGACTTTAGTGGCCAACCTGCAgttcacaaactgagcaaacaGATCCCCCTGCGCCGCCAGGTAACAGAAAGTAGATAAAGAGTTCTATGACATCTAACACCTCTAGAGGAGCACACGAGACACGCAAACACAAAAATACTGCTTGCTTtatcaattacaaaaaaaaaaaagatgcatggTTGGTCAAATTTAAATACACAATGGAAATACACATTTAAAATCCACATGCTGAACCATGCATCGTATATTAATATTTATGTTTGAGTCATGCTTTTCCTTCAAGTAAAACGAAAAGGTACACAAATGATTGGATGCACCCTGCAGAGAGACGGAATCCCGTGTCGAGGTAAGGTGAGGGTGGAAAAGAAGATGGCGAACAGAAGGCTGCTTATCGCACATTCTTCACTGTAAATCAACACAGATTCATATCTCTGGAGATAATACGGGAAGTTCTGGAATCAAGCGTAGTAATATGCTGAATGTTCAAACATTGCTGATAATATCAACACTTTTATAAACTCCTCTGGTGATGTCCAAGAGCTTTGTCTGACTTTTGAACCCAGATAGTGGTGATCAGCCATTCTTTCTTGTACCCGTAGGTGTCAGCTGACTCCAGCGCTTCCATGAACTCCAACACGCCGCTTGTTCGCATCACCACGCGGCGGAGTTCTGCGCACGATGACCCAATCCCTGAGTACGACCTTCCTCAGGATCCGCGGTGGGAGTTTGCCAGAGACAGGTCAGCAGATTTGATCTGAATACAAGTCTTATTTATTAACCACTAAAGTTCAATTGCTTTTGTTCACTTAATTACGGTTGATGTTGTGATGTGACATTAATCTTGGTAATAGCCTTTATAATGGAAACGCAATGAAAGAGTAGCAGGTTTGTGCTCTGCAACAACTCCAATAAGAAGGTACAGTTTGCCTTCATAAagatttgtattttatattttattatgttatatttattatgtatatattataAACGCGTAAAAGGAGGTACTTTCTTCAAGCTGAATCAATGTCTGCAATGTCTGTGTATTTCTGTTTGGGCCTTTATACTGCTCCTGTCATCCACTGCCTGAGGGATCATTTTGGAATTGCAGAATGCTGTGGAATGCAAACATTTGCGGTTTgtgccgagaaaaaaaaaataacatcaatTATGTGTGGCTGTAAGGACAGAATGGTGGCCATTGAGTGTGGAGAGCCTGTGCGGACAGACAAGGGATTGTGTTACTGTGGCAGGCTGCTGGCCTCAGGTCCCGGACCTTTCTCGGTCTGCAGTGAGAGTTTACATAGCCAAGATACTGAAACTTAGGGGTGGGTTCAACACTTGTCAATCAAGAGTTgaagaaacacaaacacaatcaaTACGATAGATGGCTGGCAgtgtaagagaaaaaaaatgcttatcttctttccacattatttttttttgcctcccacACGATATCAAAAAAGGATGTGAAGGATACGTCCCTGTAGCCCAGTTTACATTCACAATACGGCATACTGAAGAGAGTTAATTACATTTCCATGTGGAACTGTAGTGAGGCCCGCCAGTGTGGCAGTGCCTTGGCAGCAGTCCGCCTGTCATGAGTTAATGCGTCTGGGCTGAGAGCGCTTGTGTAATGGCACAAGTAAGTACATATTAGCATGTGCCAAAGCATGGCAAACCGTTTAAAAGTGAGTGCCTACCCTGGGCTTTATCAGATTTTCCCCATGTCTATCTTTCTACTAACTAGCTTAACAGCAGTCAATGTGCCGATAAAGCACTCGCCTTCATTATCCGATTGAAGCGTGAGCTGgtgaaaaaacattttagaaaataaacaaaagacaaAGCAAGCGCCAGTCCTCTCTTTTACTCTCTCGCAcacttcattttatttattaggaGTGAACTGTCACATCATTAGATGGTGTCTGTTTTATTTCAGCTGCTAATCAGATCCCTGTCTGTGTTTTATTGTGTGCTGCTGCAGGTTGACCCTGGGCAAACCGCTCGGTGAGGGCTGCTTCGGCCAAGTTGTAATGGCAGAAGCTCTTGGCATTGATAAAGACAAACCCAAAGAGGCTGTAACTGTTGCTGTCAAGATGCTGAAAGGTAAGTAGGCACTATGGTTACAACTATCATCTGACTACGGCGATGCCCTGTATACCACTTCACGCAATGGGGCTACATTTTTCATACGATATATGCTCCGGTCAAAGTTCATTCCAGGGCAATGTGGAGCCCGGGGGGGtcgttattatttgttattggtAGTTGCCGAATGACACCTATGGGGATGTCGGGTCGGCTAGGTAAGGGTGAGGAGTGGTCACATAGCTGACCCCAGAGCAGCGGCTGGCTGGAGCTCATTCAGCACCCACACAAAGACGCGAGTCACACTGCTGTTATTAATAAAAGCGGACATAAGATCAGGTAAAGCGGCAGACTTAACCTTGTCTATAGAAATGTGCTCTTTAGTTAAGCTCGTGAGGCAGAGGAATGCAGGCGATGCCATTCTAGCCGTGCGGATACAACCGCTCTCCTATGAAAAGTGAGCTTGCGCAACAGATAATGAATCCAGATCGAGCATCTTTAAGTCAttcttttctcctcctcctggcagagaaaaaggTGCTCCTGTAGTCTGCACGAGGAGATCCCCTCAGTGTTGTAACTTTAGTCCACATTGTCTGTCATCTGCATTTAATCAAAGCACAGTCCCAAACAAGGTGCCGTTTGACTGGCTGACAATGTGCTCCGAGTCAAGGGTTAGAAGGAAGGCAGGACGtgggcgtgttttttttccccgtgcAACTTTCCATCATTCTTTTTGCTTTTAGATGACGCCACCGAAAAGGACTTGTCTGACCTGGTGTCAGAGATggaaatgatgaagatgatCGGTAAACATAAGAACATCATCAATCTGTTGGGGGCCTGCACGCAAGACGGTAAGCAAAGGGAAACTCTATTTGTTTCCATGTCTCGAGGAGTACGAATGCACTTGGGAAATGGCATTTAGCAAATGATTATTCAACAAGTAAATATAATCATTTCTCCAATCCAGGCCCCCTGTATGTGATCGTGGAGTACGCCTCCAAAGGTAATCTTAGGGAGTACCTCCGAGCCCGCCGCCCCCCTGGAATGGAGTACTCCTACGACATTGCTCGCGTCTCTGACGAACAGCTCACTTTCAAAGATCTGGTCTCTTGCACTTATCAAGTGGCACGCGGCATGGAGTACCTTGCATCCCAAAAGGTAAGATGTTTGCCTCAAACAAAAGGCAACCCATCGGCTACATCAAATTGTGTTGCTTTTGCTTTGGCCTGCACATGTGAGTCACTGTGGGAGTTTTATCTTTTAAAAACATTGACGTCACCCCCCTCTGTCCAACCCTTTCATTGTGTCTCATCCCATGACAAAGGCCCCTCTGTGTGGaggaattgtatttttttttttcttcacaataGTAGTGCAGCCATGTTGTCCAAAGACAGCCTCACGCTCTCGCTCACTGTTGGAATGCGACACtcagtcaacacacacacacatgcatgcacacattcTTGATCTACAGATCTGGGGCCAGAATCCAAACTTTTTCAATTGCAGTGATTGTCGTGTGATGTTATTCAGGGTAGTGCTACCTTTTGTCCAGGAGATTTCAGAGTTTATTTGTAGAGTGATGTAAATGTCTTCTTCTCTTGCCCTCATTTTTTCCActttgtaccccccccccccccctccatttcTCACTTTCTCCATCCTAGTGTATACACAGAGACCTGGCAGCCAGGAATGTCCTGGTCACAGAGAGCAACGTCATGAAGATCGCTGACTTTGGCTTGGCCCGCGATGTCCATAACATCGACTACTATAAAAAGACAACCAATGTGAGTCATGGACCTGCATGTTGCGCACATGGCATCATGCCCTTTGAGGGACAGGGGCAGTCTGTGATTTATTTACCCATCTTTCAAATTCACTCTCTTCCctcatctttctttttcactCTTTTCTTGGATTTGTGTCTTGGCAGAAGCCGCGGGTTCCCAGGCAGCTTGTGAATGTCGGGATTCTGTAGACTGCCTTGTTTATCCCGCTCCCTCCTTTGGTTTCATAGGCACTTATACAATTAGCTCGAAAGAGAGACTCAGTGAGAGGGGCAGCAGTTTAAACATAATTGACAACTCCATAGCGTCCCAGTGGTGTCTTTCTTTCCCACCGCAGAGCAGCCCAGTCGGTCCGCACGCCTTCATTTAGTATGCATGCTTGCCTTTTCATTCCATGCACAATCATGCTGAGAACAACAACAGTATGCAGTGATGTTGAGATTAATGATCATTATGACAATGGCAGCCGTGACAGTAATGACGATCCCATATGTTAACATGTAGATAGAGCTGCCATTGTTAGGCTGCTTTGGTTTAATCCGTATTTATTTTGTCGGAATACAGTACGGACTTTTTTTGTGTATAATAATTGTATTATCTACATGTAATATTTGAGTACAACTATATCAGGATGCATTGTTTGCTCTCTTTTAAGCTTGTTAGGTTTTGACAATATTTATACGTTGAACAATGAGCGAACGGCCAATGTCTTCAGAAAGGTTAACGTCTTTGAAGTTTGAGTGTGTTTTAATAAGTTGAAATGTGTTTAAAGCATGCAGGAGGGGTAAATCTATATTCAAAATTTTTTCCCAAATTGTCTCTCTATTGTGAATTGTCACATATTACAGGTGGGTCCCCCTGGCATAAATGGGGGTTCACTTTATCTGTTGTTTGCAAAGACATATGCAAGTGTTCACCAAATAGCTTAATTGTGGCTGGCTGGTCAGCTTTGCCTTCCAGTCAGTTCTTTAATTGCACAAGAGCGATTATCCAAGACATGTTCATCAGCTCTATTGCCTGAAAAGTTTAAATGTACCCCCGGGAATGACTCTTCCGAGACACTTGTCTTCCCGCCTCTATTGCAATCACCCAGTGGGGAAATAAGACAAAATTCTGATCACAGCAAAAATGAaagttgatcttttttttttgactctacacttttttttttgtctacaggGTCGTCTTCCTGTCAAATGGATGGCTCCCGAAGCTCTTTTTGACCGGGTCTACACTCACCAGAGTGATGTGTAAGTAACTCCTGCCAATAAAATATTCCTAACCCCATCAGACAATACCGATCTTTCTACAATCTGTACTTTTCATAGTCATCACAGCTACAGGGTTATAGATGGAGGCTTGTTTGAGGTGTTTGTTGGGTGGAGCGCTCATTGCCTATAGGGGTCCAATGCTGGCCTGTTTGTGGCAAAAGTGAGGATTTCACGCTAGACTTGTAGCCAATGCCGTGTTACTAATCTGAGCAGCTTCAAAGGGGCCTGGAAGGAGCCCAGATCCCAGCAGTACCTACTCCCCCACTGATTCACATTTTGCTTCGTCGTCCCAGCTCAGAAGCCCCTCCTCTATTCGGGCCCCCACACTCGTCTAAGTGCAACA from Syngnathus typhle isolate RoL2023-S1 ecotype Sweden linkage group LG8, RoL_Styp_1.0, whole genome shotgun sequence harbors:
- the fgfr2 gene encoding fibroblast growth factor receptor 2 isoform X6, producing the protein MGSVSRGRRRRGVWGALAPSNGMASWAWLLAAVLLSLLTVSLARPPLTATKEEEATLEPEGAPYWTSVAKMEKKLHAVPAANTVKFRCSAGGNPRPKLRWLKNSRPFRQEDRMGGYKVRSQHWTLIMESVVPSDKGNYTCLVENEFGTISHTYTLDVVERSPHRPILQAGLPANTSVYVGEDARFVCKVYSDAQPHIQWLKHITQNGSRYGPDGNPYVKVLKTAGVNTTDKEIEVLYLPNVTFEHAGAYTCLAGNSIGISFHTAWLTVLPAAEKNVEPISPDYVEIAIYCAGVFLIACMVGIVVVCRMRNTAKKPDFSGQPAVHKLSKQIPLRRQVTVSADSSASMNSNTPLVRITTRRSSAHDDPIPEYDLPQDPRWEFARDRLTLGKPLGEGCFGQVVMAEALGIDKDKPKEAVTVAVKMLKDDATEKDLSDLVSEMEMMKMIGKHKNIINLLGACTQDGPLYVIVEYASKGNLREYLRARRPPGMEYSYDIARVSDEQLTFKDLVSCTYQVARGMEYLASQKCIHRDLAARNVLVTESNVMKIADFGLARDVHNIDYYKKTTNGRLPVKWMAPEALFDRVYTHQSDVWSFGVLMWEIFTLGGSPYPGIPVEELFKLLKEGHRMDKPGNCTNELYMMMKDCWHAISSHRPTFKQLVEDLDRILTLSTNEEYLDLCTPTEQYSPIFPDTRSSCSSGDDSVFSPEPLPDEPCLPKYQHINGNVKT
- the fgfr2 gene encoding fibroblast growth factor receptor 2 isoform X7; amino-acid sequence: MGSVSRGRRRRGVWGALAPSNGMASWAWLLAAVLLSLLTVSLARPPLTATKEEEATLEPEGAPYWTSVAKMEKKLHAVPAANTVKFRCSAGGNPRPKLRWLKNSRPFRQEDRMGGYKVRSQHWTLIMESVVPSDKGNYTCLVENEFGTISHTYTLDVVERSPHRPILQAGLPANTSVYVGEDARFVCKVYSDAQPHIQWLKHITQNGSRYGPDGNPYVKVLKTAGVNTTDKEIEVLYLPNVTFEHAGAYTCLAGNSIGISFHTAWLTVLPAAEKNVEPISPDYVEIAIYCAGVFLIACMVGIVVVCRMRNTAKKPDFSGQPAVHKLSKQIPLRRQVSADSSASMNSNTPLVRITTRRSSAHDDPIPEYDLPQDPRWEFARDRLTLGKPLGEGCFGQVVMAEALGIDKDKPKEAVTVAVKMLKDDATEKDLSDLVSEMEMMKMIGKHKNIINLLGACTQDGPLYVIVEYASKGNLREYLRARRPPGMEYSYDIARVSDEQLTFKDLVSCTYQVARGMEYLASQKCIHRDLAARNVLVTESNVMKIADFGLARDVHNIDYYKKTTNGRLPVKWMAPEALFDRVYTHQSDVWSFGVLMWEIFTLGGSPYPGIPVEELFKLLKEGHRMDKPGNCTNELYMMMKDCWHAISSHRPTFKQLVEDLDRILTLSTNEEYLDLCTPTEQYSPIFPDTRSSCSSGDDSVFSPEPLPDEPCLPKYQHINGNVKT